Proteins from a genomic interval of Rhizobium etli CFN 42:
- a CDS encoding ABC transporter permease encodes MSSTLKQTFLMIRVNLGSLPRRLWISLSMVLSVALVVAVLSGFLAMARGFEAALAGAGSPDIAVILGGGTNQETGSELSAEATRSLLAAMSGDTGIARDEASGPVLSRETVVPVDVRQDKGVEQTLSLRGMDPAGPGLRERARLSRGRLFSQGAREIVVGARIADTFPGFAVGETIRLGALDWRIVGHFTSGGSAFESEIWADLETVQSAFDRQGQVQSLRVRLDGGGDRARALAALRDRLSALPGTPFVAVSEADLYAGQAERTESLIRLFGWPIALLMAIGAAAGALNTMMSSVSDRSVEIATMRLLGFARLPAFAATWVEAVLLSVAGAGLGVSASRLAFDGWQASTMGADNTRMAFQLDVTPDVVFTAGLLGLAIGILGGALPAIAAARLPLTSALQARGEIALR; translated from the coding sequence ATGTCATCAACGCTCAAGCAGACCTTTCTTATGATCAGAGTCAACCTTGGCAGTCTGCCGCGACGGCTGTGGATCTCGTTGTCGATGGTGCTGTCGGTCGCTCTCGTCGTGGCGGTGCTCTCAGGTTTCCTGGCGATGGCGCGCGGCTTCGAGGCCGCGCTCGCCGGCGCCGGCTCGCCTGATATCGCCGTAATTCTCGGCGGCGGCACCAATCAGGAGACTGGTTCGGAGCTATCGGCCGAGGCAACCCGCAGCCTTCTTGCGGCCATGAGCGGCGATACCGGAATCGCCCGTGACGAAGCGAGCGGGCCGGTATTATCGCGCGAGACCGTCGTTCCCGTCGATGTCAGACAAGACAAAGGCGTCGAGCAAACGCTCTCGCTCAGGGGCATGGATCCGGCAGGCCCCGGCTTGCGTGAACGCGCGCGGCTTTCGCGGGGGCGGCTGTTTTCGCAAGGCGCGCGCGAGATCGTCGTCGGTGCCCGCATCGCCGACACTTTTCCCGGCTTCGCGGTCGGCGAGACGATCCGGCTCGGCGCACTCGACTGGAGGATCGTCGGGCATTTCACTTCAGGCGGCAGCGCCTTTGAATCCGAGATCTGGGCGGATCTGGAGACGGTGCAATCGGCTTTCGACCGACAGGGGCAGGTGCAGAGCCTACGTGTGCGGCTCGACGGCGGAGGCGATCGCGCAAGAGCACTGGCGGCGTTGCGTGATCGCCTGTCGGCCTTGCCAGGCACGCCGTTCGTGGCCGTTTCCGAGGCTGATCTCTACGCCGGCCAGGCGGAGCGCACCGAAAGCCTGATCCGCCTGTTCGGCTGGCCGATCGCGCTGCTGATGGCGATTGGTGCGGCGGCGGGCGCCTTGAATACGATGATGAGCTCGGTTTCCGACCGTAGCGTCGAAATCGCGACGATGCGCCTCCTCGGCTTTGCCCGCCTGCCGGCCTTCGCCGCTACCTGGGTGGAGGCGGTGCTCCTGTCGGTGGCCGGCGCCGGGCTCGGTGTCTCCGCCTCCAGGCTCGCTTTCGACGGTTGGCAGGCAAGCACGATGGGCGCCGACAATACCAGGATGGCCTTTCAGCTCGACGTCACCCCCGACGTGGTGTTCACTGCCGGCCTTCTTGGCCTTGCCATCGGCATCCTGGGCGGCGCCCTGCCGGCGATTGCCGCCGCTCGCCTGCCGTTGACTTCGGCGCTGCAGGCGAGGGGAGAAATAGCGCTGAGATGA
- a CDS encoding right-handed parallel beta-helix repeat-containing protein has translation MTIYYVNSATGSNTNAGTSADAPFASFWAVENLKLQPGDSVLLAAGTVYNDQLDLKYSGTVNAPITIGSYGVGDAPIITSPNDGIHSLYASNIVIENIKISDTGGAAIYGGYVSNWTIRNVEVDHTGLSKSGSITFRTGSNLTIENSTINDVNGDGIWVEKFNGVTLLNSTVTNAHGTTADAVQINDSSNIVISGNYLDQTGATTPKGVVALIRPLDAVVEGNTLIGGGFGISAQAGTNIAIHDNDISGYGGYSWSYAIGLGDQGDTRNYDIAGNYIHDGAWGVAVSAAGTTTYVREGIEIYGNLFDDLTQAALKVDRPASGSFHDNFIASDVTPYSISPSIIAAGTFPVSDNTIFEEGLTTLASADSFAAADASVSFVSDTGLTSHNDLKLAADKIAADKVGAHHDNPIWGNGISDETLLLRHFGKAAVEKHGSTLGNGDHGVTIEAADLAGPENGSEISHHEIAPQPLHHSEADPLTVSILQHGVLH, from the coding sequence ATGACAATCTATTATGTGAATTCAGCGACTGGCTCCAACACCAATGCCGGAACCAGTGCGGACGCGCCCTTCGCGTCGTTCTGGGCGGTAGAAAACCTGAAGCTGCAGCCGGGCGACAGCGTACTGCTCGCGGCCGGCACTGTATACAACGACCAGCTCGACTTGAAATATTCCGGCACAGTCAATGCCCCGATCACCATCGGCAGCTACGGCGTTGGCGACGCGCCGATCATCACTAGCCCCAATGACGGCATTCACAGCCTTTATGCCTCGAACATCGTCATCGAGAATATCAAGATATCAGACACTGGTGGCGCAGCCATCTATGGAGGTTATGTCTCAAACTGGACCATTCGGAATGTCGAGGTCGATCACACCGGATTGTCCAAATCCGGCTCCATCACCTTCCGGACCGGCTCAAACCTTACGATCGAAAACAGCACGATCAACGACGTCAACGGCGACGGCATCTGGGTCGAGAAGTTCAACGGTGTCACGCTCCTTAACAGCACCGTCACCAATGCCCACGGTACCACAGCGGATGCCGTCCAGATCAACGACAGCAGCAACATCGTCATCAGCGGCAATTACCTCGATCAGACGGGTGCCACCACTCCTAAGGGCGTGGTGGCGCTCATCCGGCCTTTGGATGCTGTGGTCGAGGGCAACACGCTCATCGGCGGCGGGTTCGGAATCAGTGCGCAAGCCGGCACAAACATAGCCATCCATGACAACGATATTTCGGGCTATGGCGGCTACAGCTGGTCCTATGCGATCGGCCTCGGCGATCAGGGTGATACGCGGAATTACGATATCGCCGGAAATTACATCCATGACGGCGCCTGGGGCGTGGCTGTCAGCGCCGCGGGCACGACTACTTATGTCCGCGAGGGGATCGAGATCTACGGCAACCTCTTCGATGACCTGACCCAAGCGGCATTGAAGGTCGACCGGCCGGCATCCGGATCCTTCCATGACAATTTCATCGCAAGCGATGTCACGCCATACAGCATCTCCCCCTCGATCATCGCTGCAGGCACCTTTCCCGTCAGCGATAACACGATCTTCGAAGAAGGTCTTACTACGCTTGCAAGCGCCGACAGCTTCGCCGCCGCGGACGCGAGCGTCAGCTTTGTATCGGACACCGGGCTCACATCCCACAACGACCTGAAACTTGCTGCCGACAAGATTGCAGCGGATAAGGTCGGCGCCCATCACGACAATCCCATCTGGGGAAACGGTATATCGGATGAAACCCTGCTGCTTCGTCACTTCGGCAAGGCGGCTGTCGAAAAGCACGGGTCGACACTTGGCAACGGCGATCACGGCGTCACCATCGAAGCCGCCGATCTTGCTGGCCCGGAAAACGGCAGCGAAATTTCACACCATGAGATCGCGCCTCAGCCGTTGCATCATTCAGAAGCGGACCCGCTGACCGTCTCTATCCTTCAACACGGCGTGCTGCACTGA
- a CDS encoding helix-turn-helix domain-containing protein, with the protein MIFIPLPFVVALLLLILFATVLRRDEEVALNLPFLALILVSALQSVLSGLRWGYGVQGVGLAAPVIAAVVPPLAYAGVFTLVKTSRRSLAARIGLHAVPAILILLLATFWRDAIDVALVLVFVGYAVAILLLMRPGADALRLAPFEGAVPAYRAIIFAAAALCLSAAIDIFVFLDFISAHSERALALISVGNLAALVILGIAAAAASRSRVPPETAEGAPRSDTSEDKETIAMVDALMEAKKLYRDANLNLDRLARKAGIPARQISTAINRAMDKNVSQYVNDYRIGEACHLLSATEKSVTEVMFEVGFQTKSNFNREFRRVTGMTPVAWRQRRG; encoded by the coding sequence ATGATCTTCATTCCGCTTCCCTTCGTCGTTGCTCTCCTGCTGCTCATCCTCTTCGCCACTGTTCTCAGGCGCGATGAGGAGGTGGCGCTGAACCTGCCTTTTCTGGCGTTGATCCTGGTCTCGGCGCTGCAATCCGTGCTTTCCGGCCTGCGTTGGGGCTATGGCGTGCAGGGGGTGGGGCTGGCTGCGCCAGTGATTGCAGCAGTGGTGCCGCCGCTTGCCTATGCCGGGGTTTTCACGTTGGTGAAGACGAGCCGGCGGTCGCTTGCTGCGCGGATCGGGCTGCATGCCGTGCCTGCTATCCTCATCCTGCTGCTGGCGACCTTCTGGCGGGATGCGATCGACGTGGCGCTGGTGCTCGTCTTCGTCGGCTACGCCGTGGCGATCCTGCTTTTGATGCGCCCGGGGGCGGACGCGTTGCGGCTCGCGCCCTTTGAAGGCGCCGTGCCGGCCTACCGGGCGATCATCTTCGCGGCAGCCGCGCTTTGTCTCTCGGCCGCCATCGATATTTTTGTCTTTCTCGATTTCATCTCAGCGCATAGCGAGCGGGCGCTGGCACTGATCAGCGTCGGAAATCTCGCCGCCCTGGTTATCCTCGGCATTGCTGCGGCAGCCGCCAGCCGCAGCCGGGTGCCGCCGGAGACAGCAGAGGGAGCGCCGAGGTCTGATACCAGCGAGGACAAGGAGACCATCGCGATGGTCGACGCGCTGATGGAGGCAAAAAAGCTCTATCGTGACGCCAATCTCAACCTCGACCGGCTGGCCCGCAAGGCCGGAATCCCCGCCCGCCAGATCTCGACGGCCATCAACCGGGCGATGGACAAGAACGTCTCGCAATATGTTAATGACTACAGGATCGGCGAGGCCTGCCACCTTTTGTCCGCCACTGAAAAATCGGTAACCGAGGTGATGTTCGAGGTCGGCTTCCAGACGAAGTCGAACTTCAATCGGGAGTTCAGGCGTGTGACCGGTATGACGCCGGTGGCTTGGAGGCAGCGAAGGGGGTGA
- a CDS encoding efflux RND transporter periplasmic adaptor subunit, whose amino-acid sequence MPRRAKAPNFPVTTYTIAIEDRLKHVRGRGFVAGGHSVGMNTTSEHERHLAARLRSLSIEPAAFEIEPPERRARRWVMAGMLALAGAVSLAATLLYRPYGLERIEAEFARIVYGGAISAGEAAKAGGALPGEGAAARTQGAAAPGRGTTMSIREITGSGYVVAPDIATVFSKYEGRIVAVEVEVGDRVAAGQVLLRLDDAGARFALRGAYIAGRAAELVLEARNIALVQARTSLDRAERLAGRDAMSADALEVTRTAFDTAGNAAAQARQDLEKAKLDIDRAREQMEALTVRAPVSGTVTRLDARVGDTVLSREDSVRENESLLAITDTASLVIDADVAEANMALLRPGLKGEAVLDGFPDKPFAVEVAKIAPVISKEKGTVTLRLSPSSPPPGTRPAMAARIQLVVGEEAHHPASSFQAPARACASQDEG is encoded by the coding sequence GTGCCCCGTAGGGCCAAGGCGCCTAACTTTCCTGTCACTACGTACACAATCGCGATCGAGGACCGGCTGAAACACGTTCGAGGTCGCGGTTTTGTCGCCGGCGGCCATTCTGTCGGCATGAATACGACATCGGAACATGAACGACACCTTGCCGCCAGGCTCAGATCGCTTTCGATCGAGCCCGCTGCCTTCGAGATTGAGCCGCCGGAGCGGAGAGCCCGGCGGTGGGTAATGGCTGGAATGCTGGCCCTTGCGGGGGCGGTGTCGCTGGCAGCGACTCTTCTCTATCGGCCGTATGGGCTGGAGCGCATAGAGGCCGAGTTTGCCAGGATTGTCTATGGTGGTGCGATATCAGCCGGTGAAGCGGCGAAGGCCGGAGGGGCTTTGCCTGGCGAGGGGGCGGCAGCGCGAACTCAGGGCGCGGCTGCGCCGGGCAGGGGTACGACCATGTCGATCCGGGAGATCACTGGCTCCGGTTATGTCGTGGCGCCCGACATCGCCACCGTCTTTTCCAAATATGAGGGGCGGATCGTCGCCGTCGAGGTCGAGGTGGGCGATCGGGTTGCGGCCGGCCAGGTGCTCCTGCGGCTCGATGATGCGGGCGCACGCTTCGCGCTCCGGGGCGCTTATATAGCCGGGCGGGCGGCGGAACTGGTGCTGGAGGCGAGGAACATTGCGCTCGTCCAGGCGCGGACTTCGCTAGATCGTGCAGAGCGGTTGGCTGGGCGCGACGCCATGTCGGCCGACGCGCTGGAGGTAACGCGCACTGCCTTCGATACGGCCGGCAATGCCGCGGCACAGGCAAGGCAGGATCTCGAAAAGGCCAAGCTCGATATCGACAGGGCGCGCGAGCAGATGGAGGCGCTGACCGTGCGGGCGCCGGTTTCCGGCACCGTGACGCGGCTTGATGCGCGTGTCGGCGACACCGTGCTGTCGCGCGAGGATAGCGTGCGGGAGAACGAAAGCCTGCTCGCCATCACCGATACGGCAAGCCTGGTCATCGATGCCGATGTGGCCGAGGCAAATATGGCGCTGCTGCGTCCTGGTCTCAAAGGAGAGGCGGTGCTCGACGGTTTTCCCGATAAACCGTTCGCGGTCGAAGTGGCGAAAATTGCGCCGGTCATTTCCAAGGAGAAGGGCACCGTGACGTTGCGCCTGTCACCCTCTTCGCCACCACCGGGCACGCGGCCTGCAATGGCGGCGCGCATCCAGCTGGTGGTGGGCGAGGAGGCTCATCACCCGGCCTCGTCCTTCCAGGCTCCGGCGCGGGCCTGCGCATCTCAGGATGAGGGCTGA
- a CDS encoding ABC transporter ATP-binding protein yields MTDTAEPYIVLAGVTKSFRIGTKTIPIFSGLDLAIPRGDFIAVMGPSGSGKSTLLNMLGGIDSPDAGEIRVGRSHLVQMGEGARAAWRAHAIGIVFQFYNLLPMLNATENIELPLLLTLGRRERRARVDTVMDLVGLTGRQRQFPSSMSGGQQQRVGIARAIVTDPDLILCDEPTGDLDRKSADDILEMLSFLNRELQKTIIMVTHDPEAASFARRTLRLNKGEFVSEEGAGR; encoded by the coding sequence ATGACCGACACCGCAGAACCCTATATCGTCCTCGCCGGCGTCACGAAGTCATTCAGGATCGGAACGAAGACGATTCCGATCTTTTCCGGGCTCGATCTCGCCATTCCGCGCGGCGATTTCATTGCTGTCATGGGACCCTCGGGTTCCGGGAAATCGACACTGCTCAACATGCTCGGTGGTATCGACAGCCCGGATGCCGGCGAAATCAGAGTCGGCCGCAGCCATCTCGTGCAGATGGGCGAGGGGGCAAGGGCGGCTTGGCGGGCACATGCCATCGGCATCGTCTTCCAGTTTTACAATCTGCTGCCGATGCTGAATGCGACGGAGAATATCGAGCTGCCGCTGCTGTTGACGCTTGGCCGCAGGGAGCGGCGGGCTCGCGTCGATACGGTCATGGATCTCGTCGGGCTTACGGGTCGCCAGCGGCAGTTTCCGTCGAGCATGTCGGGCGGGCAGCAGCAGCGCGTCGGCATTGCCCGCGCCATCGTCACCGATCCCGATCTCATTCTCTGCGACGAGCCGACCGGCGATCTCGATCGCAAATCGGCCGATGATATCCTGGAGATGCTGAGTTTTCTCAATCGCGAGCTTCAGAAGACCATCATCATGGTCACGCATGATCCCGAGGCCGCTTCTTTTGCCCGACGCACGCTGCGTCTCAACAAGGGCGAATTCGTCAGCGAGGAAGGGGCGGGCCGATGA
- a CDS encoding dienelactone hydrolase family protein, producing the protein MAEILLFHHAQGLTPGVHAFADDIRAAGHIVHTPDLFDGRTFHSIEEGLAYIGEIGFDAVREHGVRLADELPPELVYAGFSFGVLPAQKLAQTRPGARGALLFYSCLPISGEWAVGPWPERVPVQIHGMDNDPIFVGEGDIDAAREIVAKVADAELFLYPGDQHYFADSSLPTYDADATALLTARVLAFLGRV; encoded by the coding sequence ATGGCTGAGATCTTGCTGTTCCACCACGCACAAGGGTTGACCCCTGGAGTGCATGCCTTCGCAGACGACATCAGGGCGGCGGGCCACATCGTCCACACGCCTGATCTATTCGATGGACGCACGTTCCATAGCATCGAGGAGGGGCTCGCCTATATCGGCGAGATCGGATTCGACGCCGTCAGGGAACACGGCGTCCGGCTCGCCGACGAACTGCCTCCCGAACTGGTCTATGCCGGCTTCTCATTTGGCGTACTCCCAGCGCAGAAGCTGGCGCAAACACGGCCTGGAGCCCGCGGGGCTCTGCTTTTCTATTCCTGCCTGCCGATCAGCGGCGAGTGGGCCGTCGGACCCTGGCCGGAGCGCGTCCCGGTCCAGATCCACGGCATGGACAACGATCCGATCTTCGTCGGCGAGGGTGACATTGATGCCGCCCGCGAGATCGTGGCCAAGGTCGCGGACGCGGAGCTTTTCCTCTATCCCGGCGATCAACACTACTTCGCCGACAGCTCGCTTCCGACATATGACGCAGATGCGACCGCGCTGCTGACTGCCCGCGTACTTGCGTTTCTGGGGCGCGTCTGA
- a CDS encoding cytochrome C oxidase subunit IV family protein, with protein sequence MSETTAHAQTHTAQAQAHTGQQHPIRLYLFVWGLLFVLSAFSYLVDYFGIQGYLRWTLILLFMMLKAGLIVAVFMHMAWERLALVYAILMPPVLVLVFVALMVSESQYTILTRLAFFGTAP encoded by the coding sequence ATGAGCGAGACAACGGCGCATGCCCAAACCCATACGGCGCAGGCACAAGCACACACGGGACAGCAGCATCCGATCCGGCTCTATCTCTTCGTCTGGGGCCTGCTCTTCGTGCTCAGCGCCTTTTCCTACCTTGTCGATTATTTCGGCATTCAGGGTTATCTCAGATGGACGCTGATCCTTCTGTTCATGATGCTGAAGGCCGGGCTGATCGTCGCGGTCTTCATGCATATGGCCTGGGAGCGGCTGGCACTCGTCTACGCCATCCTGATGCCGCCGGTGCTGGTGCTGGTCTTCGTGGCGCTGATGGTATCGGAATCGCAATATACGATCCTTACGCGGCTCGCCTTTTTCGGGACAGCCCCTTAA
- a CDS encoding heme-copper oxidase subunit III family protein gives MAQTIETHGDANLRPAGLRGVAADFASDQRAFKSASWGKAMMWIFLLSDTFVFGCFLIAYMTARMSTPVAWPNPSEVFALHIGGQDIPLILIAIMTFVLISSSGTMAMAVNFGYRRERHRTAALMLLTALLGATFVSMQAFEWTKLITEGVRPWENPWGAAQFGSTFFMITGFHGTHVTIGVIFLLIVARKVWRGDFDVERRGFFTSRKGRYEVVEIMGLYWHFVDLVWVFIFAFFYLW, from the coding sequence ATGGCACAGACTATCGAGACACACGGCGATGCAAACCTTCGGCCGGCCGGCCTGCGTGGTGTTGCTGCCGATTTCGCCTCGGATCAGCGCGCCTTCAAGAGCGCCTCCTGGGGCAAGGCGATGATGTGGATCTTTCTCTTGAGCGACACCTTCGTCTTCGGCTGTTTCCTGATCGCCTATATGACCGCCCGCATGTCGACGCCTGTTGCATGGCCCAATCCGAGCGAGGTCTTCGCGCTGCATATCGGCGGCCAGGACATTCCGCTGATCCTGATTGCGATCATGACCTTCGTGCTGATCTCGAGCAGCGGCACCATGGCGATGGCGGTCAATTTCGGCTATCGCCGCGAACGCCACAGGACCGCGGCTCTGATGCTGCTGACGGCGTTGCTGGGGGCGACCTTCGTCAGCATGCAGGCTTTCGAATGGACGAAACTGATCACCGAAGGCGTGCGCCCTTGGGAGAACCCCTGGGGGGCAGCCCAGTTCGGATCGACCTTCTTCATGATCACCGGCTTCCACGGCACCCATGTGACGATCGGCGTCATCTTCCTCCTTATCGTCGCCCGCAAGGTCTGGCGGGGCGATTTCGACGTGGAACGGCGCGGCTTCTTCACCAGCCGGAAAGGCCGCTACGAGGTCGTCGAGATCATGGGCCTCTACTGGCACTTCGTTGATCTGGTCTGGGTCTTCATCTTTGCGTTCTTTTATCTTTGGTAA
- a CDS encoding right-handed parallel beta-helix repeat-containing protein has product MTIYYVNSATGSDRNGGTNQNSAFATLSKVESLALKPGDSVLLAKGSVFNEQFDIKYSGSASAPIKIGSYGTGAAPVIHSGGDGIHSLYASNIVIENLKISNTGGAGIYGGNVTNWTVRDVEIAKTGLSENAGAITFRSSKNVTVEDSKISDVKGDGFWIEKVEGVKLLNNAVTSANGSKADALQINDSSNILVKGNHLDQTHAISPKGVIALIQDTNAVVEDNVLTGGGFGISAQAGKTIAIRDNDISGYHGYDWSFAVGLGDQGNARDYDISGNHIHDGAWGVAVSGPIGASYTRTNIEIHDNTFDDLSEAALKVDRPASGSFYNNTIESGTTATSISPSIADAHTFTVSGNHTVANLGTTLAAAETKASATTEAAADPAVVAVHDSLKIFTDKGEAHRGNLLENDSSDNDTLVLRRFGDESVGKHGLTLTGDYGSIHVDREGNYAYTLDETKLPNHDGHVSESFSYGINDGNSHHSDGDILTVYIHMDGLMS; this is encoded by the coding sequence ATGACAATCTACTATGTGAACTCAGCGACTGGCTCCGACCGCAACGGTGGGACGAACCAGAACTCGGCTTTTGCGACTTTGTCCAAAGTGGAATCCTTGGCACTGAAACCAGGCGACAGCGTGCTGCTCGCCAAGGGGAGCGTGTTCAACGAACAATTCGATATCAAATATTCCGGCAGCGCGAGCGCGCCGATCAAGATCGGCAGTTACGGGACGGGGGCCGCACCCGTCATCCATAGTGGCGGCGACGGCATCCACAGTCTCTATGCCTCCAACATCGTGATCGAGAATCTCAAAATATCGAACACGGGCGGTGCGGGCATTTATGGTGGCAACGTCACGAATTGGACGGTGCGGGACGTCGAGATCGCCAAAACCGGATTATCGGAAAACGCAGGTGCCATCACCTTCCGGAGCAGCAAGAATGTCACGGTCGAAGACAGCAAGATATCGGACGTCAAGGGCGACGGCTTCTGGATCGAGAAAGTCGAAGGCGTCAAACTTCTCAACAACGCCGTCACCAGCGCGAATGGCTCGAAGGCAGATGCCCTGCAGATCAACGACAGCAGCAATATTCTGGTCAAGGGCAATCATCTCGACCAGACTCATGCCATCAGTCCCAAGGGTGTTATCGCGCTGATTCAGGATACGAATGCCGTGGTCGAGGACAATGTGCTCACCGGTGGCGGCTTCGGTATCAGCGCGCAGGCGGGGAAGACCATCGCGATCCGCGACAACGACATATCGGGATATCATGGTTACGACTGGTCCTTCGCCGTCGGCCTCGGCGATCAGGGCAATGCGCGGGACTATGATATTTCAGGCAACCACATCCATGACGGCGCATGGGGCGTTGCCGTCAGCGGCCCGATCGGCGCCAGCTATACCCGCACCAACATCGAGATCCACGACAACACCTTCGACGACCTCTCTGAGGCGGCGCTGAAGGTCGACAGGCCGGCCTCCGGTTCCTTCTACAACAACACCATCGAGAGCGGCACCACTGCCACCAGCATCTCGCCTTCCATTGCGGACGCGCACACCTTTACCGTCAGCGGCAACCATACGGTCGCCAATCTCGGGACAACGCTTGCCGCCGCCGAGACCAAGGCTTCCGCAACGACGGAGGCGGCTGCCGATCCGGCCGTCGTCGCCGTCCATGACAGTCTTAAAATCTTCACCGATAAGGGCGAGGCCCATCGCGGCAATCTTCTCGAAAACGACAGCTCCGACAATGACACCCTGGTGCTGCGCCGCTTCGGCGACGAAAGCGTCGGCAAGCACGGCCTGACGCTGACAGGGGACTATGGTTCCATCCACGTGGACCGGGAAGGCAACTATGCCTACACGCTCGATGAAACGAAGCTCCCCAACCATGATGGCCATGTGAGCGAGTCATTCAGCTACGGCATCAACGACGGAAACTCGCACCATAGCGACGGGGATATACTGACCGTCTACATCCATATGGATGGCTTGATGAGCTGA
- a CDS encoding ABC transporter permease has translation MTFLQLMHRNVWRKRLRAILLMFSVGVAFLIYGLMASFVSGSQGAAGASDNLLGVFNKSSRGLPLPLAYLNRIAADGDVAAVAYTARMRGFVEVEKNVVAVSAVDPQAIAAANGDELKLTPELIAAMEEAGDRVLVGRALAEAEGWSIGQRIGFTGQLTRADGSHNWSFTIAGIFEGADASTDTYFMLARYDALNAARARDKDTVDAFVVRPRPGVSSSVLAARIDALFANSAAQTRTQSEKQFLEAFLRQFADIGLIVSLVVGAAFVTILMITVNTMLFAVRERRFEIGVLRVLGFSSPRVLALILGETSFIFLVGGAGGLVLAKLATLSIGPEFGLVFGTSVLAKSLAIIAGLGLLTGLLPAVTAARRPIVNAFSVR, from the coding sequence ATGACCTTCCTCCAGCTCATGCACCGCAATGTCTGGCGCAAGCGGCTGCGCGCCATTTTGCTGATGTTTTCAGTCGGCGTCGCCTTCCTGATCTACGGGCTTATGGCGAGCTTCGTCAGCGGCAGCCAAGGAGCGGCCGGCGCCAGCGACAATCTGCTCGGCGTCTTCAACAAATCGAGCCGCGGGCTGCCGCTGCCGCTTGCTTACCTCAACCGGATCGCGGCTGACGGCGATGTCGCCGCGGTCGCCTATACCGCACGCATGCGGGGCTTCGTCGAGGTCGAAAAGAATGTGGTTGCCGTCAGCGCCGTCGATCCACAAGCGATCGCCGCGGCCAACGGCGATGAGCTCAAACTGACGCCGGAGCTGATTGCGGCAATGGAAGAGGCCGGTGATCGGGTGCTGGTCGGCAGGGCACTGGCGGAAGCCGAGGGCTGGTCGATCGGCCAGCGCATCGGCTTTACCGGGCAGCTTACCAGGGCTGACGGCAGCCACAATTGGAGCTTCACGATCGCGGGCATTTTTGAGGGCGCGGATGCCAGCACCGATACCTATTTCATGCTCGCCCGCTACGACGCCCTCAATGCCGCTCGTGCGCGCGACAAGGATACTGTCGACGCTTTCGTGGTACGTCCGCGTCCAGGCGTGTCATCAAGTGTGCTGGCAGCGCGGATCGATGCTCTATTCGCCAATTCAGCGGCGCAGACGAGGACCCAGTCGGAAAAGCAGTTTCTTGAAGCGTTTCTCCGGCAATTCGCTGACATCGGCCTGATCGTGAGCCTCGTCGTCGGGGCCGCCTTCGTCACCATCCTGATGATCACGGTCAACACTATGCTGTTTGCGGTGAGGGAGCGGCGTTTCGAGATCGGTGTCTTGAGGGTGCTCGGCTTTTCCAGTCCGCGGGTTCTCGCGCTCATTCTTGGAGAGACATCGTTTATCTTTCTTGTTGGTGGCGCGGGGGGACTTGTTCTCGCTAAGCTTGCGACGCTTTCCATCGGACCAGAGTTCGGCCTCGTCTTCGGAACGAGCGTGCTTGCGAAATCTCTCGCCATTATAGCGGGGCTCGGCCTGCTGACCGGGCTGCTGCCTGCGGTGACCGCCGCGCGCCGGCCCATCGTCAACGCCTTCAGTGTGAGATAA